GCAAATCTCCACTTATAATTATCTCGATGAATATGCTCGATGGATATTCTAGAACGCAGTTTTAATAACTATTTTCGAGATAAAACATCAGAACATTTGAATAAGAAATGGTTCTACGAAAGTCTAATTAGGTTAGATACATGAGCTCGATGTATATCTGTCTGGCGGTATCATTTATTTCTTCTCAACTTGGTGAGCATGATTAATGGTTATTGCTAAGATGGTGTCCGAAGAAGGCGTGCAGTTCGGCTGACTTCCGGGTTTTCCTTCCCCCACCACTTGTTTTCCCAGGAGAAAAATAAGATTTTCCATAAACAAAATTTTACGAGCCACGGCTGTTCATTAAATCTTTCAAGCTTGGATGAcgttattttttcctttattaaaaaaaaaatttcgaataaCCCGCGAGCCATAGACAGCACGAGTCAGAAAGTACGGAAAATCCAGGAAACGATATCGAATCCGATCTAAACGAATGAGGCTGAGGTCGCAACTAGTGCCTCTTGAAGAAACTCTAGAGAAGGGCGATCTGACTTTGGTGATCGAGGGCGGCCCTTTTCACGAGTGAGATGTCGCTGACGTTCATGCGAGTAGATCTATTGCGCACTAGCCAAACAACGCCTTCTTTAGTCAATTCATCCGTCGATCTGCAAGCGCTTTCGCATAGGTACAAAAGCTAGCAAGCCGTCACGGAGAGAGCGACCGTTTGTACGTTTGTTAATTCACCGACCCAGAGAGCATTTTCGCGCGAGTCCGGTCTCGGACAGACCGTCCACACTGACATTAGAAAACCCCGATGCGCTCGTGATTCGTCCTCAAGAGGTTAAAAGATACTCAGCCGTGACGAAGCAAGACAAGAGAGattgggagagggagaggaggagggatcGCAATTATAATACAGCAACTGTCATTTTTCAGTAAACAAACGGTCAACTATTGGCGTGCACGTTTCCGAGTGTCTCCCGGCATATAGAAACCTTCCTCGAACTAAAGTCCGGGTTTGTAGCAAATTTATGTCATAAGAATGCAACTTTTATGTGATATAAGCAATGTCATTTCTTGTTTTCGCAGGACCTTTTGCGAAGAGCGGTGCTAAAATGGGAGATTCCCTACTCCAGACCCAAGCCAATGATTTACGGGGAAAAGCATCAAAAAGtcgtaaatttattgtattagTGTAAGTTTAATACTAACCTTTAGAcgatgccaatttaatccttaatttttgatctaatgtcaattcaatcattccgactaattttggccaaatgttACTGATGTGACCGCTGGTCGACTTATGTGATACCGTTGGTattaacgtggataatttttaataatattttaatttttaaatttttttttaattattttctaattgtcttttttttttttttcttttttttcatccttcttcttccttttgccaatgACCAACCACTAGCCAAAGGTAATGGTTGGGTTGGCTTTGCCTGGGCAAGGCTCCCCGCCGCCTGCCATaggtgagggctcccctcgctagatctagcaaggcccaGTGAGGTTCGGCCTCGCCCaagctagatttggcgaggccgacccttgaTGGGCGTTAGCCTTGCCTaggccaaatctagtgagggaaACTTTCACCAAGGCTCATCCTTGCTCGATCGGGCCTTGCCTATGGCGGGCAACAACGAGCCTCACCCAAGCAAGGCCAACTCAGCCATGGTGAGCCATCGCCTTGGCAAGTcaccaacaaaaggaaaaagaagaaatgagaaagaaaaataataaaaattattattaaaaattattaatgtcaGCGTCGGTAATGTCATGAAAGTCGACCgacatccacatcaacaatatcTGACTAAAATTAGCCAGAGGATTGAATTAACATtatgtcaaaaagtttagaactaaatggCACCATttaaatgtttaggactaaatagacatttatgaattttttgacacttttcctgCAATTTATGGGATGAGCGCCTTATGTAATTTAGATTGTgagtaaataaatgaaattttcacGGTCGgctgattttacaaaaatattaactGATAATCGTTTTAGGGAAAACCATTGACTTTAAGATTGTCAATGTAACTATTGATTAAGGATAATTAGGACATTTGAGTTGCTCACCGATAGGGCTTCTAAGTTTACGAACTGGAAGGAACGTTACGATCATGAAGTTAAGTTACtaagaaagaaaaggttgagGATAAATTCATGGGGATAAAGATTATTGTGAAAAGTTACAAAGGTTAGGATATTCATTCGTACAACACTTTGTGGTACATTATTACACATTAAGGATGGTTATTGTCTCGTCATTTACTAGTACtaatagaaaaattacaattattGAATACAATTACTAAGTATGTTATCATCACTTATGATGcgtttgttttgcagaaaatgaattattttgaaaacattttcccaaaaatgatCTCTTATAAGTCTTACATCaatgaaaaaacagaaaatattggtatcattcacgaaaatatttagacataaattattgtcaataataaaaatatttttcattgattaattatttcaagcgatataagcaattattttttctattgatttgTGTATAGATTATATAACCAAAGTATGGTGTGTCATGATCGCCAGAAAAGCCTTAGACCTATTGCAATAATGTCGATTTAGTCCTATACCTCATattgatgccaatttagttctaaatttttttatctaatgcaaattcaatcatttcgACTAATTTTAGTCAGATATTGCTGACATGCACACTGACCGGCTGACATGGCATGGTCGGTCACAGTCGGTGCttacatagacaatttttaataatttttttgaaattttttattttttattttttgtctctttcctttttctttttttcccccttctccaAATGCCCCATTTGTTAGGGAAAGCACAAATGGCTCGAAATGCTAGAACAATTGCAATCAAAACAAGCTACTAGTAAAATTGCCTACCCTATTGAGAGAGCATTTACCATGCATGTAAGTCCCAAAAAATCGATGTTGATGGTACCAAGGCAACGTAGGGAAGCGACTAAACAACAACGAAGACATTGCATAATGAAGTAGGGGAGAATGTTATGAACCGAAGTGACAAGGATTCTCCCGTACTCTCATAACTTGTGAGTGAAGTTTGGGATTATTAGGTGAAGAGTGAGTGATGCAGAAAAGATAAATACAACTAGCTCATGGGAGTGGCGCTAGAACGCTTGGTGCTAGTAGTTTTGTGATAGAATAGTTATATCTCTATAGAACTTTGAATGAGGGGTTGGTCTCTCGTTTACAAACTGATCAGGGCTGATACTGCTCTCCTAAAGAGGCCATGGCAAGTTGAAACCAATTGTCATGTTTAAAGCATTATGCTATATTGCTCGGTGGACTAGACGCCTACAATTTAGTAAGAGGATGCGATTCACCATATTATTCTTAGGAACAACTAGAGAAGgaaccaccggccgcggtggctccgctAGATAAGGCTCTGCTGATCCTCAGTCCAGAGATGAAGGGTTCAAAACTTAGGAGAGGCGCGAgatgtattaagtgtgacttaGGGATGGTGGGTtctcctgcttaagtgtcacctgggggtttacggcgcaGCTGTCGGttgcaagccggttcctccagcaccaaaaaaaaaaaaaacaactagaGAAGGAAAGTTAGCCTAATGCTCTCGTCTCGCCAAGTGTTGCACGAGCTATTCCATAATTAAGGAATTGCCACCCTGTAACACATGCAAAATGGTATGTATAATTGGGTAGTGGTCATGATAAATCCATGGATTCAAGTGATTTTCTTAgatgaaattcttttaaaaactaacatttataataaatttctcTACTTTAAATGTTAGTAATAGcgcaaattttcactttttaggTCCATAGTCTTTCGGGTGGCTGTACTTTTGCCCTCGAATTATGAAAGAATTGATTTTAAGAAAGACTCAAATTCCCATTCAATTTATGATGGAAATTGCCCATTCAAATTTCACTAACTACGTTCCACTGCTCCGTATCAGAGTCATCTACACAGGTGAAAGGTTGAGACTTAATTTGTTCATGCACTTGACAGTGTATTTCACGAACCCTAGGTAACCACGTGGCAGCGCGCGTTACGTGAAAGCATGGCGCTATATAACAGCGATTAAGAACTTTTAGCCAcgtagtgaaaaaaaaaaaaacttttaccCACGTGAATCGTACGTTTTTACTCCAGCTAACCAACGTAATAGCAACGTCAGCATCTCTTCCATCGCAGCCGTTGGATAATTGAAGACGATGATCCGGGCGGCGTAAACCAACGGCTACGATTATACGGATCGCTAACCCAGGAACTTGAACAGGAACAGGAACAGGAAACGCCAACTCGACTCCGCGTGGGAAGCCTCTGAAGAAGCGTTTGACTCGAGTAATACCACGTTTTTCAATAACTTCAACGATTGGCCTCATTAATTTTTTCGAAATGATGGCGATGACGACCAAAGCATCCGGCAGCACTCAATTGACTTCCCAAAGAAGGAAAGGcggtagaaaaaaaaaaaacaaaagaaaaagaaaggaaaagaaaattcgaaaaaatatgaaaatatcatcaaaatctaTTTATATCAGCATCGTTCATGCTACGTAGGTTAACCGGTAtttatatcaataaaattagtcataatgactaaattggcactagatcaaaatatttagaactaaattagcactaatataatatgtttaacatttttatgacacttttccctaatttcatatttcaatatcgaatattatcaaaaattgatgtACACAGGTACTCTCCGGTGAGCCTCTCTATCGTCGATCATCTGTGCTAGTGCAAGCCACATTATTTCGCACATCCTAAGACATCTCGCATGATGCGACACCGTGTACCACACGAGCAACCCTTGGCACGCACAAGTCGATTACAACTTAGAATTGGCTCATTTTGCAAAACGCCTTGGCGTAGTCGCGTCGCGGGTCATGGTCCCTGCTCATGAGACCCAAATCATGGCTCGATGGACCAAAACGTGCGGGAGGTCTCTGTCCGGAAAGACTCTACTTACGGTAGCTCGGCAAACGCGAATCCGACTCCCGAACCAAAAGCTTGACTGCGATTCGACGCCATTCGAGCAATCAAAACATTTTGCGTGTGCACGCAAGCGAGGTGTGAGCGTCGCGAAGAGGCCATTTCACTCGCGCCCCGCGATCGTGCTCCGCTGCGTTGCCGTCGTTAAAAGCTCCGCCAATGATCAAGATGAATATATTAGGCATAAAAAGTTTTGCTTCCGCGTGTCATGTTATTGGCCAGCGTCCAGTACGGCGCTTCGTGAGGTAAATATAGAAAAATGCTCAGAGAACGGCATCGTCACTTTGTGGAAAGTAACGATACCCTCCTAACCACTCATCTCCAAGTGTATTGTCGAGCAGTAGATTTTGTTTGATGAGGATGGTACTATTACTTTGTGGAAAGTGACGGTATTGTCCTCCAAGCGTTGCTCGAAGTTATATTATTATTGTCCTTGGTCTTTTTCCTTATAATATATGTCCGTGGGAGCTCAAGGTTTGCGTATATATGTGAACGGTCGATCACCAACTCAAGGGTCTCATCACCAAGTGAGCATCAAAGCATTGAGGACGAGAGTGAAGAGGGCCGCGCCGCGCCGATGAGGAGCTCTTCCATGGTGTTCCCGAATGAAGAGGGAGGAGAAGGGGCTGCTCCGAAGACCCTCGGGAATTATCCCTCCACCGTCGCGGCTTTCCTGAGAAGAGTGAATGGCGAGCATGACCTGAGAAGAGTGGTACATGGCATCAAAGTCGGGATCGCGCTCGTTTTGGCCTCAATCGTGGCCTTTATCACTCCAGCGTACAATATATTCGAAACAGATGCCGTGTGGGCTGTCATGACCGTCGTGGTCATGTTCGAGTTCTATGCAGGTTTGGTACCCCGTTATTTTGCTATGGACTAATGAACTCCCGTGCTCGTGATGTTGTTTGGCGTGAGTTCTAATGAGATTGATTGGACGATTATCAGGGGCGGCATTAAGCAAGGGATTGAACCGTGCGGTGGGGACTTTATCGGGTGGTATGTTGGGGTGCATGTCGGCAGTCTTGGCTAAACTCATTGACGGCAAGGTCGGGCAGGACATTGGCGTTGGCACCGCGGTATTCATCTTTGGTAAGACATTCAAAATACCGAAATAAACGCAATGACGAAACACAATAGATTAGCTAGGAAGTTTACATGAAATTAGCCATCTTTAAGCGTGTCATGAATATAGCGTGTTCTTGCTTATATTGCATATGTCCTACGTGCTCTTACTGCAAGCATGCATTTGCGATATTTCGATAGTTGAAAACAATTTTGATCACGGTTCAATAAAATGCTAAATCTCAGGTGCCGCGGCTACATATGTTCGATCGATTCCTTGCATAAAGAGGAAGTACGACTATGGTGGCATGATCTTCATCCTCAGCTTCAGTCTGGTGGCCGTATCAAGCGTCCAATTCCAAAGCTCCAAAGAAATCTTGAAAACTGCCACCGAGCGCCTCGAGACGGTCATGATAGGGTTTGCGGCCACCATTTTCACGAGCTTGTTCATCTTCCCTATTTGGGCTGGCGACGAACTTCACGTGTCTATCGCCTCCAAATTCGAGCACCTTGCTTGTTCAATGGAAGGTAATCAAATCGTGACTACGTTAGCAGTACTATTTTAGCACTGTTCATGACACGGGGCTTGTAATGTCACGTATGGTTGACTTTTATCTGTTGACTTTAATGGCAGGACTATTGGATACGTACTTTGATGCGGTGGCCGATAAGGAAAGCAAGGGTGACGGAAGCTGCAAAAGCTGTAGACCGGTTCTGAATTCGAAAGCAAAGGACGAGTCTCTGGTAAGTCTTCTTTCCCCTCTTTAATTTAACTGGGTTGGTTCATCTCAAGCTTACTCTAGCATGCTCCCTCAAACTCGAGGATTTAGCGAATAAtctataagaaaattttaaaataagagCCTGAAATATCCTATTtctttcaaataaggacttgaagtaaacataatttcaaataagaactcaAAATGGCTAAATAATCTCAAATAAAGGTGTGAAGTTGAACTAATTTCAAATGAAGGCTGAACCTCTTAGAATGAAGaccatttttgtcttttaaattttttttttctgtttatttctttttctttcttccttcttttttccccttccctcCGCCAACCATGTTGGAGGTCGTTGGGCTTcagcgagggccaccctcgccaacgttgggcgagggtcaccctcaccTAGGCTAACAAGAGCAGCCCTTACCGTGTTGGGCGGCACACTTCTCACCAAATCTAGCTAGGGCAACCCTCGCTTGACGCCAGGCAACGCTCATCAACCAAGGTGTGGGAGACCCTTACCCGATGCTGGTGAGGGCAAGAGCAACCCTCGCACAATGttggtgagggcaaccctcgctagCCCAAGCAAGTCGCTTGACGctggcaagggcaaccctcgcaAAATCGCCCTAGCCTTGCCCTTGCCTAAGGTAGGCGACCTCCACTAGCCATCGACGACGATGGCTagcaaagggaaaagaagaaaatgaaaaaagaaaagaaaaagaaaaagaaattaaaaaaaggttACAATTCTTTTACCAAAATACCCTTTTTCCGATGACCGGAATAGTCACCAGTCAGCCaaaggtccttatttgagacgatTTGATCACttcatgtccttatttgaaacgatTTGGTCACTTCAGGCAATTAATTGAAATAAAGTTCATTTGGGATTCTTATTAGAGAAAACAAGGGCACTttgaactcttatttgaaattttccctaatatGTGACATCTTATAATACCActatcaactattttaaaattttaagttgttagatgaatccgtaatttaatattttactaTTCTAGCACTCTTCCtctaaattgttagatgaaagTATAGTTCAATATTTTACTATTCTAGCAATCCCTCTCATGTTTAGTCTATTGATAGGGtctagaaagatttgaatttaggatttctaactctaatatcatgtgagattttgcaGTATCAttaccaactattctaaaagttcaAACTATTATATTAAAATGTGATTTAATATGTTATTGCAGGCGAATTTTGCGAAATGGGAACCGTGGCACAGGAGGTTTGGGCTATTTTATCCATGGGACAAGTATCTAAAGGTCGGAGAGCTTCTTAGGGAGCTAGCAGCCACCATTGTTTCACTTGATGTTTGTGTTCAATCTTCTAGGCAGGTACAAAAAGCTTAAACCgtcacatatatatacacatgtaAATAAGAGAATAATAAGATGTTTTCATTAGAACGCAATTGAAAACATGGAATATAAACGTGAAGTAATTCTAACTGAAAATGCGGTGATCCATATTTCTCGAGGCAGTAAATGTGGTGTGGAGTCAATTTTATCTCCTGCCGGCATTAAGACCCGAGAAGCGGACTCTGTCTTTCGCTTTCAAATTTAGAAGTCCTTCCTCTGATTTCGAAAGCTTTTTTGTCTTATTATACCACAACTCCATGTTATCAGCCGGCCGGTGACCTAAGACAGTCGATCAAGGAACCTTGCGAACTGGTTGCGTCATCCCTCGCGAGGACTCTCCGGGAGCTTGGGGAGAGCCTCATGAATATGAGAAGGTGCCAATCGGATGCACTGGTCTTGCGAAAGCTCAGGTCGTCATGGCTTGTACTGAGGCTCTACATGTCTCCCACCAAGCTCGAGAATGCCTGCAACTCAGGCGAGGATCTCGCTATCTCGACCTTCGTGTTCTTACTCACAGAGATGTTGGAGAAGCTGGAACGGCTGGCGAATGAGGTGGAAGAGCTCGGTGAGCTCGCTAAATTCAAGATTAATGATATGTAGTCGGAAATATTCGGGGGAAACACGCTAGAAGCACCAAAAATTGTGTAcagcgctcactttagtgccaaaagtctTCATCGGCTTACATGAGTGTCAAATTGATGCGAAAACAACCATCTAAGTGCCTCTGACAgaaaattccggccaaaatgattacacggtttttgtaattaaaaatttaatgtaaGTTGACATATTTGTATTAAAAGCCAGTCCACGTGGacatgcaaaacgacatcgcACAAGCCGA
This region of Eucalyptus grandis isolate ANBG69807.140 chromosome 8, ASM1654582v1, whole genome shotgun sequence genomic DNA includes:
- the LOC104416566 gene encoding aluminum-activated malate transporter 2, with protein sequence MRSSSMVFPNEEGGEGAAPKTLGNYPSTVAAFLRRVNGEHDLRRVVHGIKVGIALVLASIVAFITPAYNIFETDAVWAVMTVVVMFEFYAGAALSKGLNRAVGTLSGGMLGCMSAVLAKLIDGKVGQDIGVGTAVFIFGAAATYVRSIPCIKRKYDYGGMIFILSFSLVAVSSVQFQSSKEILKTATERLETVMIGFAATIFTSLFIFPIWAGDELHVSIASKFEHLACSMEGLLDTYFDAVADKESKGDGSCKSCRPVLNSKAKDESLANFAKWEPWHRRFGLFYPWDKYLKVGELLRELAATIVSLDVCVQSSRQPAGDLRQSIKEPCELVASSLARTLRELGESLMNMRRCQSDALVLRKLRSSWLVLRLYMSPTKLENACNSGEDLAISTFVFLLTEMLEKLERLANEVEELGELAKFKINDM